From Danio aesculapii chromosome 18, fDanAes4.1, whole genome shotgun sequence, a single genomic window includes:
- the si:dkey-238c7.16 gene encoding uncharacterized protein si:dkey-238c7.16: protein MGAKLSRKKSEAGIGAETAGPAVTETETADGTENQEQKCCEGNKPEEEKPDSSTSVLHSITQAVGETVNAVTEQIAAPVEDVVNKGIEAVESALASVSLIGKESAEQDPEQKSDPASSDVEPSLLDDLLKSPISEALISGVAVVSEAMTGETVDDKSSNPAPAEKECLDKVETPSLDLVDCKLTHETTIPDSDPSFTLEDMGQNAVDTVNLI, encoded by the coding sequence ATGGGAGCGAAGCTCAGTCGAAAGAAGAGTGAAGCGGGGATTGGAGCAGAGACAGCAGGTCCAGCTGTAACAGAAACTGAAACAGCAGACGGGACAGAGAACCAAGAGCAAAAATGTTGTGAAGGGAATAAGCCTGAAGAAGAGAAGCCTGACTCCTCAACCAGCGTCCTGCACAGCATCACTCAAGCTGTAGGAGAAACGGTCAATGCAGTCACTGAACAGATTGCTGCACCGGTGGAAGATGTGGTAAACAAAGGCATTGAAGCAGTGGAGTCTGCATTGGCATCCGTCAGTCTGATTGGGAAGGAATCTGCAGAGCAAGACCCCGAGCAGAAGTCTGATCCTGCTTCTTCTGATGTTGAACCCAGCCTCTTGGATGACCTGCTGAAATCTCCAATCTCAGAAGCCCTCATTTCTGGAGTGGCAGTGGTGAGTGAAGCCATGACCGGTGAGACGGTGGACGACAAAAGTAGCAATCCCGCACCAGCAGAGAAGGAATGTCTGGATAAGGTGGAGACGCCCTCATTGGACCTCGTGGACTGTAAACTGACTCATGAAACCACAATCCCTGACTCAGATCCCTCATTCACTTTGGAGGATATGGGACAGAATGCAGTGGACACAGTCAACCTCATTTAA